From a single Nicotiana tomentosiformis chromosome 2, ASM39032v3, whole genome shotgun sequence genomic region:
- the LOC104090924 gene encoding transcription factor bHLH18-like — MDMSSATWWSEMERTNMNDHSFINNNHSQMMTPFNELPFNKPFSSCNYGYSSLPSANTTTVATNHFENLNYTSVKTDQLTSGTTLNFSSSVSTTDCDDFGDSQNLIQALGFGAADITTQKKSYNRTSLQAQDHVMAERKRRERLTQRFIALSTLIPNLKKLDKASVLGDAIKYIKQLEEQVKTLEEKAKNCSDESAVAVKRARVLSSYDEYSSSSDENSSISTDRSFPDIEVRVSDGNFMISIYCKKQTGIIKEIYNEVEKLHLSIISSSVMPFGYSTTHMTIIAQMDYKLSMTPNHVANRIRAVMMKEEDTTLTA; from the exons ATGGATATGTCATCGGCTACATGGTGGTCTGAAATG GAGAGGACTAATATGAATGATCATTCCTTTATCAACAATAATCACAGCCAGATGATGACTCCATTTAACGAACTGCCTTTCAACAAGCCCTTCTCCTCTTGCAACTATGGCTACTCCAGTTTGCCATCAGCCAATACTACTACTGTAGCCACAAACCACTTTGAAAATTTGAACTACACCTCAGTCAAGACTGATCAGTTGACATCTGGAACTACCCTAAACTTCTCGTCTTCAGTTTCTACGACGGATTGTGATGATTTTGGTGATAGCCAAAATCTAATCCAGGCCTTGGGATTTGGTGCTGCTGATATTACTACTCAGAAGAAGAGTTACAATAGGACTAGTTTGCAGGCACAAGACCACGTTATGGCAGAAAGAAAGCGAAGAGAACGCCTCACTCAGCGCTTCATAGCTCTATCTACCCTCATCCCCAACCTAAAGAAG TTAGACAAAGCATCAGTACTCGGAGATGCGATCAAATATATAAAACAACTTGAAGAACAAGTAAAAACACTCGAGGAAAAAGCCAAGAATTGTAGCGACGAATCGGCGGTTGCAGTGAAGAGAGCTCGTGTTCTCTCCAGTTATGATGAGTACTCCTCGTCTTCTGATGAAAACTCCAGCATTAGCACTGACCGATCATTTCCAGATATTGAAGTTAGAGTTTCAGACGGGAATTTTATGATTAGTATTTATTGCAAAAAGCAAACCGGGATAATAAAAGAAATATACAACGAAGTAGAGAAGCTTCATCTTTCTATCATTAGCTCCAGCGTTATGCCTTTTGGCTACAGCACTACCCACATGACCATTATTGCTCAG ATGGATTATAAATTGAGTATGACACCAAATCATGTTGCGAATAGAATCCGTGCGGTTATGATGAAAGAAGAAGACACCACTCTTACAGCATAG